The DNA region ATGCCGGCAGCCAAAGGGCTGTTTCATCAAGCGATCATGCAGAGCGGAGCTTCGCAGGCGCTGCCTGCGGGACAGGCGCAGCAGATTGCCGACGGCCTGCTCCAGGAGCTTGGCGTAACCGCCGATGGGCTGGAGCAGCTGGAGGCCATGACTGCGGAGCAGATTTTCGAGGCCGGGGAACGACTGAAGAAGCGGATCGGGCCCGGCGTGAACATGATCTTCCAGCCTGTCGTCGAGCCGGGCACGCTGCCGCTAGAGCCGCTGCAGGCGGTGCAGGCCGGGTCAGCCGCATCCGTGCCGCTGCTCATCGGGACGAATCTCGAGGAGGGAGCTTTGTTCTTCCGGCCTAACTCGCCGCTGATCAAGGAGGAGCATCTGGTGCATGCGGTTGAAGCGATGACCGGGATTCAAAACGCGGGAGCCTTTACGAAGCAATATCCTTACACCATTGATGGCCATGCCCAAATCATGACCGACCTCTATTTCTGGCGCTCTGCCGTTCAATTCGCGGCAGCTCACAGCGGGCAGGCTCCGGTCTGGATGTACCGGTTCGATTGGACGCTCCCGGAGCATCCGGTTCTCGGCAAAGCGATGCATGCTTTGGAAATCCCGTTCGTGTTCAACACGGTACGCCTGTTCCGCAACATAGGCGTTGAAGTTGACCGGGACACGCAGACGCTCGCAGAGCGGATGCAGGATGCCTGGGCCGCATTCGCCCGCACCGGATCTCCGGACACGCCGTCACTGCCTTGGCCACAGTACGACCGGAACGACCGGTCGACGATGATTTTCAACAGCCGCAGCGAGGTCGCGCGCGATCCGGATTCGGCCAAGCGCATCATGCTGGGGTTATAGAATACGGACAAGGCGGCCGCTCAAGCCGATCTCTGACGGGAAACACCGGACCGGGACATCGTCCGGCAGCCGGATCTCGAAACAAGCTTTCCATCGATTAACCGAACAAAAGCTGTACGCCGCGCATGAACCACTTAGCGCGAGGGCGTACAGCTTCTTTGCATACAGCATATTTTTTTCTATAGCTCGTCTCTCCGTCTACTTGACCGCTCCCTGCGTAATACCGTTAATGATCCATTTCTGGGCGAACAGATAAATGATGATCATCGGCAGCATGGCCATCAGGTACGAAGCAAAGGCCAGATTGAATTCGGTATTGAACTGCCCTTGGAAAATGTACTGCACCAGCGGCAGCGTATAGGAATCCGTGTCGCTGATGATGATGAGCGGGAGCAGGAAGTCGTTGTAGGTGGACAAGCAGATCAGGATGCCCACCGTTGCATTGATCGGCGCCATAATCGGGAAGATGATCCTCCAGAAGGTCCCCCACGTAGACGTCCCGTCAACCCGGGCTGCTTCTTCAAGAGCAACCGGAATGGACTTGATGTAGCCGACATAGACAAACACGTTGAACGCGAGCGCATACACGGTATGCAGGATCGTCAGTCCCACCAGATTGGTCATGTTCAAGCCGGCCGTCAATTTCACCAGCGGCAGCATAATAATCGGAAACGGAATGAACATCGCGCTGATGAAGTAAAAGTAGAGCCCCTTGAAAAACCTCCGGTTCATGTTACGCGCAATCGCATAGGCCACAAGCGAATTCGTAAGCAGCGTCAGGACGACCGTTGCGGTCGTTACCATGGCGCTGTTGCCCAGCGCGTTGAAGAAGTTTGTCATGGCGATCGCATTGGCGAAATTCTCGAAATGAAGCTCCTTCGGCAGGCCGAACACCGATGCCAGCATATCCTGGGGCGATTTGAGCGCTATCGTAACCGTCATGTATAACGGAAACAGGATCAGCACGGTGCCCAAGGCGATGAGGATCATGACCGGCCAATTGGTTCTGGTCCGCATTACATCTCCGCCTCCCTTCGCTGTAAAAACCGGATTTGCGCAATAGATACGGCCGCGATCAGAATAAAGTAAATGACCGAATTGGCCGATTGATACGCGAACTCGCCGCCCTCGAAGCCTCCCGTATAGATAAGGTGCGAGATGGACTGCGTTGCACGTCCGGGGCCGCCGTTCGTCAGCGCCACGATCTGGTCGAACACCATCAAGGAGTTCTTCATCGCCAGCACCATGTTGATCGTGAAGAAGGGGGCGATCAGCGGGAAGGTGATCTTCCAGAATTCCTGCCAGCGGCTCGCGCCGTCCAGGTTCGAGGCTTCATACAACGTGCCTGGAATCGTCTGCAGCCCGGCTAGATACAAAATCGTATTATAGGCGACGCCCTGCCACACCGCTACGATGACGATGCCGATCCAGGCGTGCTGCTCGCTCCCCAATAGGTTGGTCGAGAGCCAGCCAATGCCGAGGTTCTGCCCCCATATCGTAAAGACGTTCGAGAATAAATAGTTGAAGATATAGCCGACGATCAGGACGCTGAGAATGTTCGGCAGAAAGTAGATGCCCCGGAAAAAATTCCTCGCCTTGATCTTTGCGTTCAGTCCCATGGCGATCAAGAGACTGAGAATATTGATCAGAATCGTGACCACGACCGCGAACTTGAACGTGAACCAATAAGCATTGCCGACATTGCCGTCTTTGAACAGGTTCACGTAGTTTTTGAGTCCGATGAAATCGTAATGGTCGCCGAATCCGTTCCAGTTCGTGAAGGAATAATACACGCCCTGCAGCGCAGGCAGGGTCAGAAATATGAAGAACAGCACAACTGCCGGTACGGTCATCAAATAGTAAGGCATAAGCCGCTTGTTCATGCTTGAAATCCTCCTCATTGTTCATTGGGATGGCGTTGGTCAGGGCTGCCTGTTCCTCGACGTCTAGCGCCTGTCCGCAACCTTGTCCCATTCCGTATCCAGCTTCTTCAGATAGGCGTCGATATCCCGATTTTGAAGAAAGGACTGGATAATGGAGTTCAATTGAACGGCAGCCGGAATGTAGTGGTCGGCAAAATCGACCACTTGCCCGCGCTTCAGATAAGGCAAGAGCTCAGACACGGCCGGATCGTCCTGCGTAACGCCCTGCACGGTTGAGAACAGCGTCTGCTCCGAGATGTACTGCTTGCTGTTCTCCGGCTCAAGCAAAAATTCGATGAACCGCAATGCCTCCTCCTTATGCTTGGAGTCTTCGGCGACCGCCAGCAAGGTATCCACACCCGAGATCAGTTTGTTCGATTCCGGATCGTCGCCGGTTGGCAGCGGAAAGAAGCCGATCGGCGCCTCGGGATTGGCCTTCCGGATTTCGGAGATCGCCCAAGTCCCCTGAATGTACATGGCCGACTCGCCTCTGGCGAAGGCGCGGTTGCCGTCGGCGTAGTTTTTGCCGAAGTTGTCCCCATGCCCATACTCCATCAGCTCCAGCTGCTTCTCCGCAATCTCACGGTATCGGTCCGCGAACGTGACCTTCCCTTCCCTGCGGTCCAAATAAAACTCGATGCCTTCCAGATTGGA from Paenibacillus ihbetae includes:
- a CDS encoding carbohydrate ABC transporter permease, whose amino-acid sequence is MNKRLMPYYLMTVPAVVLFFIFLTLPALQGVYYSFTNWNGFGDHYDFIGLKNYVNLFKDGNVGNAYWFTFKFAVVVTILINILSLLIAMGLNAKIKARNFFRGIYFLPNILSVLIVGYIFNYLFSNVFTIWGQNLGIGWLSTNLLGSEQHAWIGIVIVAVWQGVAYNTILYLAGLQTIPGTLYEASNLDGASRWQEFWKITFPLIAPFFTINMVLAMKNSLMVFDQIVALTNGGPGRATQSISHLIYTGGFEGGEFAYQSANSVIYFILIAAVSIAQIRFLQRREAEM
- a CDS encoding carboxylesterase/lipase family protein is translated as MTNPIVSTKYGRIEGRLENGVRIWRGIPYAQPPIGKLRFRPPVPPAAWEGILDAHRFSPMCPQPVESSSSMMTGAVTKTMSEDCLYLNVWAPGHQAGEPLPVMVWIHGGAFVTGSGSLPTYDGHSFATRGNVILVTINYRLGAFGFVHLSPFHEALSSNVGLLDQIAALTWVKDNIAAFGGDPDRVTVFGESAGSMSIAALLAMPAAKGLFHQAIMQSGASQALPAGQAQQIADGLLQELGVTADGLEQLEAMTAEQIFEAGERLKKRIGPGVNMIFQPVVEPGTLPLEPLQAVQAGSAASVPLLIGTNLEEGALFFRPNSPLIKEEHLVHAVEAMTGIQNAGAFTKQYPYTIDGHAQIMTDLYFWRSAVQFAAAHSGQAPVWMYRFDWTLPEHPVLGKAMHALEIPFVFNTVRLFRNIGVEVDRDTQTLAERMQDAWAAFARTGSPDTPSLPWPQYDRNDRSTMIFNSRSEVARDPDSAKRIMLGL
- a CDS encoding ABC transporter substrate-binding protein — encoded protein: MKFGKGLAASVSILLICMLTACGGNDTSGRVQIEFFQNKPEAKGSFDALIQKFNESQSDITVVQVNPPDAETVLKTRVVKDDIPDIVGMGATDTYSLLAQSGIFMDMTGSPLLSRIDETYVQMLKDVSGMEEVIGIPYSTNANGVMYNKEIFSKLGLSVPRTWDELLATAKKAKDGGTIPFYFTYKDDWQTVLPFNALASNLEGIEFYLDRREGKVTFADRYREIAEKQLELMEYGHGDNFGKNYADGNRAFARGESAMYIQGTWAISEIRKANPEAPIGFFPLPTGDDPESNKLISGVDTLLAVAEDSKHKEEALRFIEFLLEPENSKQYISEQTLFSTVQGVTQDDPAVSELLPYLKRGQVVDFADHYIPAAVQLNSIIQSFLQNRDIDAYLKKLDTEWDKVADRR
- a CDS encoding carbohydrate ABC transporter permease, which codes for MRTRTNWPVMILIALGTVLILFPLYMTVTIALKSPQDMLASVFGLPKELHFENFANAIAMTNFFNALGNSAMVTTATVVLTLLTNSLVAYAIARNMNRRFFKGLYFYFISAMFIPFPIIMLPLVKLTAGLNMTNLVGLTILHTVYALAFNVFVYVGYIKSIPVALEEAARVDGTSTWGTFWRIIFPIMAPINATVGILICLSTYNDFLLPLIIISDTDSYTLPLVQYIFQGQFNTEFNLAFASYLMAMLPMIIIYLFAQKWIINGITQGAVK